tcacaacaatcatcaaatttctCCTTctgattcaattaaaattttagGTTTGACCTTCGGTAATCATAGACATCTCTCAAAACTGAATTTTTCCCCTCATATCAACAATATTGTCGACAAATCCCAACGAATATGcagaattttatttgctCTAATTGGAAATACCTGGGGTTTACCCtgcaaaaaaagaatcaatttgTATAAAGGTATGATCCGCCCAGCCATTTCGTATGGCTATCAAATATGGTTTAATCAGATTAATAaatcacaaataaaaaaaaatcgactcATTACAATATCGAATTTTAGCCAAATCAATTCAAGCTTATTGTTCTGTTTCTGAAAACATTGTCCATCTCATCTGTTCATTACCGAAATTGTCTGATTACTTTCACACTCATCTCATTACCAAACATATCCATGACTACCACTTGAAAGCCATTGAAgtaaaaaacattgaaaatctCCTTCTACTCAAATATTACAATGGTTCTAATGATActtttaaaaaattctttgtctCTCCGTTCATTCCGAATTACTTCCGTCCAAATTTTTAcaacattcaatttatttctaATCATGGGAAGTTCAATCAGTACTTATTTAAGATTGGCAAGTCATCCTCCCCATTATGCTCATGCGGTCGTGATATTCAATGCTCGATCCACATTCTTTTATCATGCCATAATTTTTCTTATAGAAACCTTTTCTTAAATGCAAAAGATTGTATAGCAACCAAGCAAAATTTCAACATCTTCAACCAATTTTGTAAAGACTATTGTCTAaattattcataaaaaaaacatttattttatttattatcattattgtttctattttattACTTTGttctttattgttgttttctttctgCTAAATTCCATTTCTGCGCAAGTGCTCCCCGGAGCAGCGCGTGTTAATTAAagttaaattattattattatttggcgttaatttttgatcaaaagaaTTGACTAAttttagtaaaaaaaaaaaattcagtcaAATTTTGATACGAAAATCACCAATTGAATTATACCAGTAGTAGATTACTATGGCTAAGCTCAAAGCGAACATCACCtcatgaataaattttcgtttttgacgttaatttttgaaaatatataaatcaacCAAACGCCGAAAATATCAACTGCTGATACTATTATTTTATACTTGTAATTTTAGATctaattgaataataatggtgtaatataaaatcaaatatatacaATACTAAAGGTTAAACATTCATCGGGTAAAACAAATGAACTTTTATAACATGTAAAAATgagccaaatttttttaagtCGTCGATTTAGTtgtaaaaaaatacaaatgataataattaaacttacagaaacaatgaaaaaacaacgatcAAGATTGTGTGAATAAGTTGCCTCTGTGATCTGAGCGATATCACAAATTCTGGTTCCATTTACCCGGCATTTTATGATGTTCTTTGCGAAACCATGAAACAATCGCAGTTCATTTTCGCTGAGAAGATTCGGCAAACCTTCAAAGAATGAACTTGCTTCGGGTGCTGTGGTTTCTTCGaaatcttcttcttcttcatctgaTGACAGAataatttgttgaatttcaGGTTGGTCATCATCTTCGGAGGAATCTTCTTCAATACAGGAAAAATCAGCTTCCATAACCGATGATGGTATTTCGGTATCTTCGGTATCCATAATTTCAGGAATATCCAAAACTGGGAGACCAATGTCAGAGGGTCCAGGTTCATCGTGGGCAGCAGATCCAACGTATACTTCTCTAATAATGAATGCAATAAGTGAGAATTGATGTTATAATCGATTCAACAGACTTACGGATGAAAAGATTTCAAATGCTCCCGCATTGCCGAATcacttttgaattttttcttgtggtCGGTACATTCTTCTTCCGTTGATCCAGATTTCAAGCGTTTCATTGCCACAACCAATGGATGTTCTTCCCCCAAAACACCAGCAGTTTTTCGCTGCAAAAACAAAGTCAATCACAACCGTTTTCACAAATACTGGAAATTATATTTACAAGTATAATTTTGTTGGTAAGGATTTTTGATAGACTGTAACTCTCCAAGAGTCTGTCATGAATTTGTCCAGATGTGggaatttgattttcgatGAATTGGGATAGCGATTGCCATCTTTCATGCCCAACGGAAAATTGGCTCCATTTTCCTTGATTAACATAGCTGTTAAGATCttcgatgaatttgatgtaATCCTCCAATAGAATATCTGTTAATAGATgatatgaatttcaaaagaTTGTTCAGCTTTATAATCAATGCTTACTTGTTGccttatttttctttattttgtcaACGATCGAACCGAAATGCGAAAAGTTGTACAAATGTGAATACATGTTATGTATAGCTTTCTTCGGCCACGGAAACGCATCCGTTGATTGACACACGAAACATACCATGCTCGATCAGGCTCACACATCACATTCATAAACAACGTATTATATTGAACATATCTGAGGGagaaacatttatttatattaacATTATTTGAGTATTCAAAATTCTTTACAGATATCGATTTCTGGTCATGCATTTActaataaaattaatatcAAAATCTTCATCTTCTGACCAATATAATCGTTCTTGTGGGACTGAATAATATCcactaaataataaaatcccaataattaattttttcaatgtcaatgtgacgctgctatttttttttgcattccatatatataaatgtttaAGCTTTGTTCAATGCTCTTTTTACATCCCCATCAGACATCTTCCCATGCCTTAGAGCAGTCATTCTCaacctttttttgttgctacTGATTTGTGAACGATTTTTGTGCCTTGGCAAGGGGTTTTCAAGGGCGGATCAAAATCCGGTCGGCCGCTATCAACATTCAATATAGACTGCTAGCAATTTCAATGGGCAATTCCATTGGGAGAGTGGCTGACGGCACATGAATTGCATGGTCGGTTATgcgattttgaaaatttgaaaaaatttggaatttttagtaaaccaaatttttttgttgacttTTTGGTTAGCGGAAAACGTGTCGTGcgataattgatttaaattttttaaaaattttattttgacgCATATTTTTCCTAAGGCTGAATAACACAGTGGCTGATAGCGGCCGACCGGATTTTGATCCGCCCTTGAAAACGGATGAGTTGAGGAAGAATTACgcccataatttttttcaactccCAGGACATGTGGAATTTGCATTTAGTGGTAAGATGAATTTTAACTCTTTGGTCAAGGTCACCACGagcaaaaatcaaaatggctaaaatttcgttttttaatGGGTCGAATTCCAGAGGCTGGCTAG
This is a stretch of genomic DNA from Dermatophagoides farinae isolate YC_2012a chromosome 6, ASM2471394v1, whole genome shotgun sequence. It encodes these proteins:
- the LOC124493753 gene encoding uncharacterized protein LOC124493753, with amino-acid sequence MVCFVCQSTDAFPWPKKAIHNMYSHLYNFSHFGSIVDKIKKNKATNILLEDYIKFIEDLNSYVNQGKWSQFSVGHERWQSLSQFIENQIPTSGQIHDRLLESYSLSKILTNKIILRKTAGVLGEEHPLVVAMKRLKSGSTEEECTDHKKKFKSDSAMREHLKSFHPEVYVGSAAHDEPGPSDIGLPVLDIPEIMDTEDTEIPSSVMEADFSCIEEDSSEDDDQPEIQQIILSSDEEEEDFEETTAPEASSFFEGLPNLLSENELRLFHGFAKNIIKCRVNGTRICDIAQITEATYSHNLDRCFFIVSVSLIIIICIFLQLNRRLKKIWLIFTCYKSSFVLPDECLTFSIVYI